From the Halalkalicoccus sp. CGA53 genome, one window contains:
- a CDS encoding acetate--CoA ligase family protein, translating into MSEREALDALFSPDSIAVVGASPDSWYSSQLVENCLSYGFTGEIYLVNPAREEAWGRRCYDSIEELPETVDLAVISIPREYVVGVARSAGERGVPAALVLSAGFAEADAEGERLESELAEVAVETGIRICGPNCIGVANVGGEVVLTSTCSRKPELGSVGLVSQSGALAFTTFFERGADERLHFSHVVSTGNEADLSLSEYVSYLADRDPVDVLCLYVEGVEDPHAFVRASSEAIADGTPVIVVKVGRSDAAAAASVSHTGSITGSDDAWAAAFRQAGVERVEDIPDLLARAKAHASYDPPASNRICIASTSGGLGSLLADMATERGLSLPPIEGESQRTLRGIDGLLTYDGFGNPADIRGYGADALPEITDALFADDAFDAYVFAIGLSAVDERAERIADDLLAVVERAERPVFVLWTGRRTPEGGGGTPFERIAEAAPLYADPGRCLDALASLVEAGERRAQARRRVSAVTGDAAVGHAGLDLPTDRPLRWAEAVSLARSVGIDPVETTVVRSEGAAVVTGGEIDGPVVLKVDDPALSHRSDAGAVALDLDSENAIREGFDRIVGNARAVDESIRNPDVLVQPMVDDGIEAIVGITREEGFGPVLTVGSGGVAVEREADATVVVPPVTAPDVSRALGETGLGVALDAPRHDREAFVDLVTRLGTLATRHPEITEFECNPVIVHGTGCSVVDLLCRIGDTN; encoded by the coding sequence ATGAGCGAACGCGAGGCGCTCGACGCGCTCTTCTCGCCGGACTCGATCGCCGTCGTGGGCGCGAGCCCCGACTCGTGGTACTCCTCGCAGCTGGTGGAGAACTGTCTCTCCTACGGGTTCACCGGGGAGATCTACCTCGTCAACCCCGCCCGGGAGGAGGCGTGGGGCCGGCGGTGTTACGACTCGATCGAGGAGCTCCCCGAAACGGTCGACCTCGCGGTGATCTCGATCCCCCGGGAGTACGTCGTCGGCGTCGCCCGATCCGCGGGCGAGCGTGGCGTGCCGGCCGCGCTCGTGCTCTCGGCGGGCTTCGCCGAGGCCGACGCGGAGGGCGAGCGGCTCGAATCCGAACTGGCGGAGGTCGCGGTCGAGACCGGTATCCGGATCTGTGGGCCGAACTGTATCGGGGTTGCGAACGTGGGTGGGGAGGTCGTGCTCACGAGTACGTGCTCGCGAAAGCCCGAACTCGGATCGGTCGGACTGGTGAGCCAGTCTGGCGCGCTCGCCTTTACTACCTTCTTCGAGCGAGGCGCCGACGAACGGCTCCACTTCTCGCACGTCGTCTCGACGGGAAACGAGGCGGACCTCTCGCTCTCGGAGTACGTCTCGTATCTCGCGGATCGGGATCCGGTCGACGTGCTCTGTCTCTACGTCGAGGGCGTGGAGGACCCCCACGCGTTCGTGCGGGCGTCGAGCGAGGCGATCGCGGACGGGACGCCCGTGATCGTCGTGAAGGTGGGCCGGAGCGATGCGGCGGCGGCCGCCTCGGTCTCGCACACGGGATCGATAACGGGGAGCGACGACGCCTGGGCGGCCGCGTTTCGGCAGGCGGGCGTCGAGCGCGTCGAGGACATCCCGGACCTCCTGGCCCGTGCGAAGGCGCACGCGAGCTACGATCCCCCGGCGTCGAACCGGATCTGTATCGCCTCGACCAGCGGAGGACTGGGGAGTCTCCTCGCGGACATGGCGACTGAGCGCGGGCTCTCGTTGCCGCCGATCGAGGGGGAGAGCCAGCGCACACTCCGGGGGATCGACGGCCTGCTCACCTACGACGGGTTCGGCAACCCGGCGGACATCCGGGGGTACGGCGCGGACGCCCTGCCCGAGATCACCGACGCGCTCTTCGCGGACGACGCCTTCGACGCGTACGTCTTCGCGATCGGGCTCTCGGCGGTCGACGAGCGCGCGGAACGGATCGCCGACGATCTGCTCGCCGTCGTAGAGCGGGCGGAGAGACCGGTGTTCGTGCTCTGGACGGGACGCAGGACGCCGGAGGGAGGGGGTGGCACGCCGTTCGAGCGGATCGCGGAGGCGGCGCCGCTCTACGCCGATCCGGGTCGGTGTCTGGACGCCCTCGCCTCGCTGGTCGAAGCGGGCGAGAGACGGGCGCAGGCGCGCCGTCGCGTGAGCGCCGTCACCGGGGACGCGGCGGTCGGACACGCGGGTCTGGACCTGCCGACCGACCGGCCGCTCCGCTGGGCCGAGGCGGTCTCGCTGGCACGGTCGGTCGGGATCGACCCCGTCGAGACGACGGTCGTCCGGTCGGAAGGGGCGGCGGTCGTCACAGGAGGGGAGATCGACGGCCCGGTCGTCCTCAAGGTCGACGATCCGGCACTCTCCCATCGGAGCGACGCCGGAGCGGTCGCGCTCGACCTCGACAGCGAGAACGCGATCCGCGAGGGGTTCGACCGGATCGTCGGGAACGCACGAGCCGTCGACGAGTCGATCCGAAACCCGGACGTGCTCGTCCAGCCGATGGTCGACGACGGTATCGAGGCGATCGTCGGGATCACACGAGAGGAGGGGTTCGGTCCGGTGCTCACGGTCGGTTCCGGCGGTGTCGCGGTCGAACGGGAGGCCGACGCGACGGTCGTCGTCCCGCCCGTCACCGCACCCGACGTGAGCCGGGCTCTGGGCGAGACTGGGCTCGGAGTCGCGCTCGATGCGCCCCGACACGACCGGGAGGCGTTCGTCGACCTCGTGACCCGTCTCGGGACGCTCGCGACTCGCCACCCGGAGATAACCGAGTTCGAGTGCAACCCGGTGATCGTCCACGGGACGGGCTGTTCGGTCGTCGATCTCCTCTGCCGGATCGGGGATACGAACTGA
- a CDS encoding MBL fold metallo-hydrolase, translating to MTTSDWGDWLPTEIAEATPEGVSLWYLGCNGFALEANDGTTLFVDPYLGTGDPPRTVRMIPVPFDPEDVREADAILGTHEHTDHVHGPSQAPILANTGATFYAPDDSLSVTDEESWTEDWDVREDQLVEVSEGESFEIGSFTVHVEPANDPDATHPVSYVIDHDAGTFFHGGDARPGEPFEEVGERYGIDLAALAFGTVGTIPEKETGEPTRTRWYSDENMVIEAANQLGVDRLLPTHWDMWKGLTADPTVLHRHAASFSHPESLEVVEVGDRIEL from the coding sequence ATGACGACGAGCGACTGGGGCGACTGGCTCCCGACCGAGATCGCGGAGGCGACTCCCGAAGGCGTCTCCCTCTGGTATCTGGGCTGTAACGGCTTCGCGCTCGAGGCGAACGACGGAACCACCCTGTTCGTCGACCCCTATCTCGGGACCGGCGACCCGCCGCGGACGGTGCGGATGATCCCGGTACCGTTCGACCCGGAGGACGTCCGAGAGGCCGACGCGATCCTCGGAACGCACGAGCACACCGACCACGTCCACGGCCCCTCGCAGGCGCCGATCCTCGCGAACACCGGGGCGACGTTCTACGCGCCGGACGATTCGCTCTCGGTCACCGACGAGGAGTCGTGGACCGAGGACTGGGACGTGCGCGAGGACCAGCTCGTCGAGGTGAGCGAGGGCGAGAGCTTCGAGATCGGGTCGTTCACCGTCCACGTCGAGCCGGCGAACGACCCGGACGCGACCCATCCCGTGAGCTACGTGATCGATCACGACGCCGGTACGTTCTTCCACGGCGGCGACGCGCGACCGGGCGAGCCGTTCGAGGAGGTCGGCGAGCGGTACGGGATCGACCTCGCGGCGCTCGCGTTCGGGACCGTCGGGACGATCCCCGAGAAGGAGACCGGCGAGCCGACGAGGACGCGGTGGTACAGCGACGAGAACATGGTGATCGAGGCGGCGAACCAGCTCGGCGTCGATCGCTTGCTCCCCACCCACTGGGACATGTGGAAGGGGCTCACTGCCGATCCCACGGTCCTCCACCGTCACGCCGCGAGCTTTTCTCACCCCGAGAGCCTGGAGGTCGTCGAGGTCGGGGACCGGATCGAGCTGTAA
- a CDS encoding YlbF family regulator yields the protein MSVETTSVEALGRELGETISELPEYEAFEEAKAAVEESAEAQEKIREFEGKREEFMLARQVGEATQEDLVELQRSQQELHQLPAMAEYLEAQNRLDARLEAVNEAISEPLSVDFGEQAGGCCQD from the coding sequence ATGAGCGTCGAAACCACGAGCGTCGAAGCGCTTGGCCGCGAACTCGGCGAGACGATCAGCGAGCTCCCCGAGTACGAGGCGTTCGAGGAGGCGAAGGCCGCGGTCGAGGAGAGCGCCGAGGCACAGGAGAAGATCCGAGAGTTCGAGGGCAAACGCGAGGAGTTCATGCTCGCCCGGCAGGTCGGCGAAGCTACCCAGGAGGACCTGGTCGAACTCCAGCGGAGCCAGCAGGAGCTCCACCAGCTCCCCGCGATGGCGGAGTATCTAGAGGCACAGAACCGCCTCGACGCCCGGCTCGAGGCGGTCAACGAGGCGATCAGCGAGCCGCTTTCTGTGGATTTCGGCGAGCAGGCCGGCGGCTGCTGTCAGGACTGA
- a CDS encoding glutathione S-transferase N-terminal domain-containing protein: protein MLELYQSEDCPHSAEVRERMTDLGLSYVVHNPRTAAGEERNGQALDELETIGGKDEIPFLVDTTREETRYDSEEIVQYLEDHYGDGR, encoded by the coding sequence ATGCTCGAACTCTATCAGTCGGAGGACTGTCCGCACTCGGCCGAGGTACGCGAGCGCATGACCGACCTCGGGCTCTCGTACGTGGTCCACAACCCGCGGACGGCGGCGGGCGAAGAGCGAAACGGACAGGCCCTCGACGAACTGGAGACGATCGGCGGGAAGGACGAGATCCCCTTCCTCGTCGACACCACGAGGGAGGAGACCCGGTACGACAGCGAGGAGATCGTACAGTACCTGGAAGACCACTACGGCGACGGACGCTGA
- the dph2 gene encoding diphthamide biosynthesis enzyme Dph2 has translation MSQHSEFSPGDLRNTGMRLKHDREWDYELDRIVEAVAERDARTVGLQFPEGLKRRGPNVADDLRELLPEGVRVLISGQPCYGACDLDTYLLRRTDVFVHFGHSPMKESEKIIYVPLFSNVEVAPIIDEALGELSDPGEDPDVGLVTTAQHMNRFSEMRAHLERVGYTVHTRRGDDRLTHEGQVLGCNYASADIPADQVLYVGGGKFHPLGLAMEHPEKRVVIADPVNNVVTVADTEKFLKQRYGAVHRAMSADKWGVIFCTKIGQGRWDIAEKIVEENENAYLITMDEITPDRLRNFAMDAFVNTGCPRITTDDGPRFHKPMLTPGEYEIAVGNEPLESLEFDTFHGTW, from the coding sequence ATGAGCCAACACTCCGAGTTCTCCCCCGGCGATCTCCGCAACACCGGGATGCGTCTGAAACACGACCGGGAGTGGGACTACGAACTCGATCGGATCGTCGAGGCCGTCGCGGAGCGGGACGCCAGGACGGTCGGCCTGCAGTTCCCCGAGGGGCTGAAACGACGCGGCCCGAACGTGGCCGACGACCTCCGGGAGCTGCTCCCCGAGGGCGTGCGAGTCCTGATCTCCGGCCAGCCTTGTTACGGCGCCTGTGACCTCGATACCTACCTGCTGCGCCGGACCGACGTCTTCGTCCACTTCGGCCACAGCCCGATGAAGGAGTCCGAGAAGATCATCTACGTACCGCTCTTCTCTAACGTCGAGGTCGCCCCGATCATCGACGAGGCGCTCGGCGAACTGAGCGATCCGGGGGAGGACCCCGACGTCGGCCTCGTCACGACCGCCCAGCACATGAACCGCTTTTCGGAGATGCGCGCACACCTCGAGCGGGTGGGATACACCGTCCACACCCGCCGGGGCGACGATCGGCTCACCCACGAGGGGCAGGTGCTCGGCTGTAACTACGCGAGCGCGGACATCCCCGCCGATCAGGTGCTCTACGTCGGTGGCGGGAAGTTCCACCCGCTCGGACTCGCGATGGAACACCCCGAGAAACGCGTCGTGATCGCCGACCCGGTGAACAACGTCGTGACGGTGGCGGACACGGAGAAGTTCCTCAAACAGCGCTACGGTGCCGTCCACCGCGCGATGAGCGCGGACAAGTGGGGCGTCATCTTCTGTACGAAGATCGGACAGGGGCGGTGGGATATCGCCGAAAAGATCGTCGAGGAGAACGAGAACGCCTACCTGATCACGATGGACGAGATCACGCCCGACAGGTTGAGAAACTTCGCGATGGACGCCTTCGTCAACACCGGCTGTCCCCGGATCACCACCGACGACGGCCCGCGCTTTCACAAGCCGATGCTCACCCCCGGCGAGTACGAGATCGCGGTCGGGAACGAGCCGCTCGAATCGCTGGAATTTGACACCTTCCACGGCACCTGGTGA
- a CDS encoding DUF7139 domain-containing protein — translation MTSTDRLESRLFELYGRYVGEPDARTDVYAGFALFFGALAVGVLGLSVFLASAGVERGTGLFWNLRGIAVVLALVGLPSLMLSVVVLLPVDRRALYAAGGGLTVCLIALAVFVAAYPSNWNVSGQADYSAHGIALYSVGLAVVVAATGAALVAHHLDRVRPGDEGSGEPGEEVSDEQVARDIESAMSGVDLSWGGVSRRKTKRLRLTESEEVDRSGFDGVEATATRSSGSGVDDAVASLRGLQGGRTKSASGGGTEKQASALTELRERKRMEALATAEPSPLSRIADRIKALLP, via the coding sequence ATGACCTCGACGGATCGCCTCGAATCACGCCTGTTCGAGCTGTACGGTCGGTACGTCGGCGAACCCGACGCCAGAACCGACGTCTACGCCGGCTTCGCGCTTTTCTTCGGCGCGCTCGCCGTCGGCGTCCTGGGACTCTCGGTCTTCCTCGCGAGCGCCGGCGTCGAGCGGGGCACGGGACTCTTCTGGAACCTCAGGGGGATCGCAGTCGTCCTCGCGCTGGTCGGGCTCCCCTCGCTCATGCTCTCGGTCGTCGTCCTCCTGCCGGTCGATCGGCGCGCGCTCTACGCCGCGGGCGGCGGCCTCACGGTCTGTCTTATCGCGCTCGCGGTGTTCGTCGCGGCCTACCCGAGCAACTGGAACGTCTCGGGGCAGGCGGACTACAGCGCACACGGGATCGCGCTCTACTCGGTCGGTCTCGCGGTGGTGGTCGCGGCGACCGGGGCGGCGCTCGTCGCCCACCACCTCGATCGGGTGCGTCCGGGCGATGAGGGTTCGGGAGAGCCTGGCGAGGAGGTGAGCGACGAACAGGTCGCCCGCGACATCGAGAGCGCGATGTCCGGCGTCGACCTCTCGTGGGGCGGCGTCTCGCGCCGGAAGACGAAACGGCTGCGGCTCACCGAGAGCGAGGAGGTCGACCGGTCGGGCTTCGACGGCGTCGAGGCGACCGCGACGCGCTCGTCCGGCTCGGGCGTCGACGACGCCGTCGCGAGCCTCCGCGGGCTCCAGGGCGGACGGACGAAGTCCGCGAGCGGCGGCGGCACCGAGAAACAGGCGAGCGCGCTGACCGAACTCCGCGAACGAAAGCGCATGGAGGCCCTGGCGACGGCCGAGCCCTCCCCCCTCTCCCGAATCGCCGACCGGATCAAGGCGCTTCTCCCCTGA
- a CDS encoding cell division protein FtsA → MAKGLDVGTMNLLSAKQDGEDTLFVQQRNSFVEIEYSDMAEQMLSRSDVLHIKKDDTVYVVGDDALTFANVFNRETRRPMHHGILSSSERSAIPMIKLITEQVVGEPSRPGEKLYFSSPADPIDSELSTLYHEKTVQSFLGDLGYSPEPINEAMAVIYSELADNDFTGLGISFGAGMTNVCLAYYAVPVMTFSVARGGDWIDEQAAQATGTPVDKVTSIKEDGFELDFRTDIGGVEGALAIYYENLLDYVIEHISREVNDEDVEEGLDVPVVVTGGTSSPRGFDVLFEDHLEKASIPFSISHVERAHEPLYSVASGALVAARSDEEQMGEYETVGEDEEAEAEAPSDD, encoded by the coding sequence ATGGCCAAAGGACTAGACGTCGGCACCATGAACCTGCTCTCGGCGAAACAGGACGGCGAGGACACGCTGTTCGTCCAGCAGCGCAACTCCTTCGTCGAGATCGAGTACAGCGACATGGCCGAACAGATGCTCTCGCGCAGCGACGTACTCCACATCAAGAAGGACGACACGGTCTACGTCGTCGGCGACGACGCGCTCACGTTCGCGAACGTCTTCAACCGCGAGACGCGCCGACCGATGCACCACGGCATCCTCTCCTCGAGCGAGCGCTCGGCGATCCCGATGATCAAACTCATCACCGAACAGGTCGTCGGCGAGCCGAGCAGACCGGGCGAGAAGCTCTACTTCTCGAGCCCGGCGGACCCGATCGATTCGGAGCTCTCGACGCTCTATCACGAGAAGACCGTCCAGTCGTTCCTCGGCGACCTCGGCTACAGCCCCGAACCGATCAACGAGGCGATGGCCGTGATCTACTCCGAACTCGCGGACAACGACTTCACGGGATTGGGAATCAGCTTCGGCGCGGGCATGACGAACGTCTGTCTCGCCTACTACGCGGTCCCGGTGATGACCTTCTCCGTCGCTCGTGGAGGCGACTGGATCGACGAACAGGCCGCACAGGCGACCGGTACCCCAGTGGACAAGGTCACCTCGATCAAGGAGGACGGCTTCGAACTCGACTTCCGGACCGACATCGGCGGCGTCGAGGGTGCGCTCGCCATCTACTACGAGAACTTACTCGACTACGTCATCGAGCACATCTCGCGCGAGGTCAACGACGAGGACGTCGAGGAAGGCCTCGACGTCCCGGTCGTCGTCACCGGCGGCACGTCGAGTCCCCGAGGGTTCGACGTGCTCTTCGAGGATCACCTGGAGAAGGCCTCGATACCGTTCTCGATCAGTCACGTCGAGCGGGCGCACGAACCGCTCTACAGCGTCGCCAGCGGCGCGCTGGTCGCGGCGCGATCCGACGAGGAACAGATGGGCGAGTACGAGACCGTCGGCGAGGACGAAGAAGCCGAGGCGGAAGCGCCCTCCGACGACTGA
- a CDS encoding zinc ribbon domain-containing protein, whose product MDCPRCGGALSRLRFEGREALVCDGCGYADVEVDQRRERVEAESWAEAIERFRAGT is encoded by the coding sequence ATGGACTGTCCGCGCTGTGGTGGGGCGCTCTCGCGGCTGCGCTTCGAGGGACGCGAGGCGCTCGTCTGCGATGGCTGTGGGTACGCCGACGTGGAGGTCGACCAGCGGAGAGAGCGAGTAGAAGCGGAGTCCTGGGCCGAAGCGATCGAACGGTTCAGGGCGGGGACCTGA
- a CDS encoding alpha/beta hydrolase, which produces MTDLDPQAAALLETVEAMGQPPTQALSVENARERLRTLFADASREDVDRVEDLSIGGPDGELPVRLYAPVGEDHPLVVYLHGGGWTVGDLETYDPLCRALSNAAGCAVLSVDYRLAPEHPFPAAVEDAYAAVEWASEFGDRINCDPGRVAVAGDSAGGNLSAAVTLLARDRGGPELEHQVLIYPAVAAPEIHEFESHEENAQGYLLERESIRWYVEKYLPRAIDRRNEYAAPLLARDLSGLPPATVITAGFDPLRDEGEVYADRLGEAGVPVEHDSYDGMIHGFVSFLDQFDAASDALETVGADLRGAFSRPR; this is translated from the coding sequence ATGACGGACCTGGATCCACAGGCGGCGGCGCTGCTCGAGACCGTCGAGGCGATGGGACAGCCACCGACACAGGCGCTCTCGGTCGAAAACGCACGCGAAAGGCTCCGAACGCTGTTCGCCGACGCCTCCCGGGAGGACGTCGACCGCGTGGAGGACCTCTCGATCGGGGGGCCGGATGGCGAACTCCCGGTTCGACTCTATGCACCCGTCGGTGAGGACCACCCGCTCGTCGTCTACCTGCACGGCGGTGGGTGGACCGTCGGCGATCTAGAGACCTACGACCCGCTCTGCCGGGCGCTGTCGAACGCCGCTGGGTGTGCGGTGCTCTCGGTCGACTATCGCCTCGCGCCCGAACACCCGTTTCCAGCGGCCGTCGAGGACGCCTACGCCGCCGTCGAGTGGGCGAGCGAGTTCGGCGACCGGATCAACTGCGATCCGGGGCGGGTAGCGGTCGCTGGCGACAGCGCCGGGGGCAACCTCTCGGCGGCGGTGACGCTGCTCGCACGCGACCGGGGTGGCCCGGAGCTAGAGCACCAGGTGCTGATCTACCCCGCGGTCGCGGCGCCAGAGATCCACGAGTTCGAGAGCCACGAGGAGAACGCCCAGGGCTACCTTCTCGAGCGCGAGAGCATCCGGTGGTACGTCGAGAAGTATCTCCCACGCGCGATCGACCGACGAAACGAGTACGCGGCGCCGCTGCTCGCGCGCGACCTCTCGGGACTCCCGCCGGCGACGGTGATCACCGCCGGCTTCGACCCGTTGCGCGACGAGGGGGAGGTGTACGCCGACCGGCTGGGCGAGGCAGGGGTGCCCGTCGAGCACGACAGCTACGACGGGATGATCCACGGCTTCGTGAGCTTCCTCGACCAGTTCGACGCCGCGAGCGACGCGCTAGAGACCGTCGGAGCGGATCTGCGCGGTGCGTTCTCACGTCCACGCTAG
- a CDS encoding METTL5 family protein, producing MRKRSLERTLSVLEGFSDPDVSLEQYPTPAGIAAHLVHLADVTGDLGGPVVDLGCGTGVLAIGAALRGANPVIGVDVDREALATAVENERCAGGGTEIDWLCGEVGRIPLCLEGATVLTNPPFGAQTGSEGADRPFLEVASEIARVSYSIHNAGSRAFVEAYASALGGELTHAYALSFDLDRQFAFHTEERRSIDAECFRVQWSGGSR from the coding sequence ATGAGAAAACGCTCGCTCGAACGCACGCTCTCGGTCCTCGAAGGCTTCTCCGATCCCGACGTCTCACTGGAGCAGTATCCGACCCCGGCGGGGATCGCGGCCCATCTCGTCCACCTCGCGGACGTGACCGGCGACCTCGGTGGGCCGGTCGTCGACCTCGGGTGTGGGACCGGGGTGCTCGCCATCGGCGCGGCGCTCAGGGGGGCGAACCCCGTCATCGGCGTCGACGTCGATCGGGAGGCGCTCGCGACCGCGGTGGAGAACGAGCGGTGCGCCGGCGGCGGTACCGAAATCGACTGGCTCTGTGGCGAGGTGGGGAGGATACCGCTCTGTCTGGAGGGTGCGACCGTCCTCACGAACCCGCCGTTCGGCGCACAGACCGGCTCCGAGGGCGCGGACAGGCCGTTTCTGGAGGTCGCATCGGAGATCGCTCGTGTCTCGTACTCGATCCACAACGCGGGGAGCCGGGCGTTCGTCGAAGCCTACGCCTCTGCGCTCGGCGGTGAGCTCACCCACGCCTACGCGCTCTCGTTCGACCTCGACCGGCAGTTCGCCTTTCACACCGAGGAACGACGGTCGATCGACGCCGAGTGTTTCAGGGTTCAGTGGTCCGGCGGCTCGCGGTAG
- a CDS encoding rhomboid family intramembrane serine protease translates to MVPEAAVELAWRGLVVAAVVGSLWSIARLASVDVGSRLRSRFVMGVPWGTLVSLSGVLCVYLFVQGGFWHWNRPVVGAFTAVSIFYPTGWFFAGFAHSSPSHLVNNLTSALVFAPLAEYVFSHYPQKRGTRTFATPWTNPYVRAFVVFPAGVFLVGLATALFSWGPVIGFSGVVFAFVGFSLVRYPLLTVVALTARGVVRVTMDAFTNPVTVAETVVVVSRPSWYGVAVQGHALGLFLGVLLGALVLRRRDKAPDPLRLWVGSLLVASSLSLWALWWILEAESFVLFRALGVALVLVVATVITAAVVAGDRPGGRISAHRVAVVVLCLSLVGMGGFSTLLNANVIEPVEREGVEAGDYLVFYDEGIENRMVNVLPIEGFGLSTNVTTSGVIVASEERQIWREKVSERELSTYGEVTFRVGGIGWSEPVTVTREGYRVTGNDTVYLVWIDDADGRTLAYESGPSTADPVVADHTVSVVSEGGEFHAEVTGPEGTERVAIPAENETVSAGGIDLVDEDERVLAVADGTEVEVFSRERYREPPDH, encoded by the coding sequence ATGGTTCCCGAGGCGGCCGTCGAACTCGCCTGGCGCGGGCTCGTCGTAGCCGCGGTCGTGGGCTCGCTCTGGTCGATCGCACGGCTCGCGTCGGTCGACGTCGGCTCGCGGCTCCGATCGCGGTTCGTGATGGGCGTCCCCTGGGGGACGCTCGTCTCCCTGTCGGGTGTCCTCTGCGTCTACCTGTTCGTCCAGGGCGGGTTCTGGCACTGGAACCGGCCGGTCGTCGGCGCGTTCACCGCCGTGTCGATCTTCTACCCCACGGGCTGGTTCTTCGCGGGATTCGCCCACTCCAGTCCCTCGCACCTCGTCAACAACCTCACCTCCGCGCTCGTCTTCGCCCCGCTCGCGGAGTACGTCTTCTCTCACTACCCGCAAAAGCGCGGGACGCGCACGTTCGCCACGCCGTGGACGAACCCCTACGTGCGGGCGTTCGTCGTCTTCCCGGCCGGGGTCTTTCTCGTCGGACTCGCGACCGCGCTCTTCTCTTGGGGGCCGGTGATCGGCTTCTCGGGCGTGGTCTTCGCGTTCGTCGGCTTCTCGCTCGTCCGCTACCCGCTTCTCACCGTCGTCGCGCTCACCGCGCGTGGTGTGGTCCGGGTGACGATGGACGCGTTCACGAACCCCGTCACGGTCGCGGAGACGGTCGTCGTCGTCTCGCGGCCCTCCTGGTACGGCGTCGCGGTCCAGGGCCACGCACTCGGGCTGTTCCTCGGCGTCCTGCTCGGCGCGCTCGTCTTACGTCGTCGGGACAAGGCACCCGACCCGCTCCGGCTCTGGGTCGGCTCGCTGCTCGTCGCCTCCTCGCTCTCGCTGTGGGCGCTCTGGTGGATCCTCGAGGCGGAGTCGTTCGTCCTCTTCCGCGCGCTCGGCGTCGCGCTCGTCCTCGTCGTCGCGACCGTTATCACGGCGGCGGTCGTCGCGGGCGACCGGCCCGGTGGTCGGATCTCTGCCCACCGGGTCGCCGTGGTGGTGCTCTGTCTCTCGCTGGTCGGGATGGGCGGGTTCAGCACGCTCCTGAACGCGAACGTGATTGAGCCGGTCGAGCGGGAGGGCGTCGAAGCGGGCGACTACCTCGTCTTCTACGACGAGGGGATCGAGAACCGCATGGTGAACGTGCTCCCGATCGAGGGGTTCGGCCTCTCGACGAACGTCACCACCAGCGGTGTGATCGTCGCGAGCGAGGAGCGTCAGATCTGGCGCGAGAAGGTCTCCGAGCGCGAGCTCTCCACTTACGGCGAGGTGACGTTCCGGGTCGGCGGGATCGGCTGGAGCGAGCCGGTCACCGTGACGAGGGAGGGGTACAGAGTGACGGGTAACGACACCGTCTACCTGGTGTGGATCGACGACGCCGACGGGAGGACGCTCGCCTACGAGTCAGGCCCCTCGACCGCTGACCCCGTCGTCGCCGACCACACGGTGAGCGTCGTCTCCGAGGGTGGCGAGTTCCACGCGGAGGTCACCGGGCCGGAGGGTACGGAACGGGTCGCGATCCCGGCGGAGAACGAGACGGTGAGCGCGGGCGGAATCGACCTCGTCGACGAGGACGAGCGGGTGCTCGCCGTCGCCGACGGCACCGAGGTTGAGGTGTTCTCGAGAGAGCGCTACCGCGAGCCGCCGGACCACTGA
- a CDS encoding DNA-directed RNA polymerase subunit L produces the protein MDLRVLSREEGYLELEIGGEDHTFMNVLKGTLLDTDGVAAATYDVNPEQSGGQTDPVLILKTDSGVDPLDALSEATIAIQDHIEEFRDAFDIAQA, from the coding sequence ATGGACTTACGCGTGCTCTCGCGGGAGGAGGGCTATCTCGAACTCGAGATCGGCGGCGAGGATCACACGTTCATGAACGTGCTGAAGGGAACCTTACTCGACACCGACGGCGTCGCGGCGGCGACCTACGACGTGAACCCGGAGCAGTCCGGCGGCCAGACGGACCCCGTCCTGATCCTGAAGACCGACTCGGGCGTCGACCCGCTCGACGCGCTCTCGGAGGCGACCATCGCGATCCAGGACCACATCGAGGAGTTCCGCGACGCCTTCGACATCGCGCAGGCCTGA